In a genomic window of Struthio camelus isolate bStrCam1 chromosome 16, bStrCam1.hap1, whole genome shotgun sequence:
- the NOVA2 gene encoding RNA-binding protein Nova-2 — protein MDPDPPDSRKRPLETPPEASSTKRSNTGEEGEYFLKVLIPSSAAGSIIGRGGQTIVQLQKETGATIKLSKSKDFYPGTTERVCLVQGTAEALTAVHGFIAEKVRESPQAAAKPEAASVLQPQTTVNPDRAKQAKLIVPNSTAGLIIGKGGATVKAIMEQSGAWVQLSQKPEGLNLQERVVTVSGEPAQVLKAVHTIVHKIQEDPQSSSCLNISYANVAGPVANSNPTGSPYASATDALPPAAASGLLGAGGLGGVGAFGGALPAFSGGDLLAISAALNTLAGYGYNPAALGLGLNSAAASGVLAAVAAGANPAAAAAANLLASYANDAAAGTSAPAFALGSLAAAGGAAAAANGYLGTASPLVAGSFLAPEKLVENAKELVEIAVPENLVGAILGKGGKTLVEYQELTGARIQISKKGEFIPGTRNRKVTITGPPAATQAAHYLISQRVTYEQGVRATNPPKVG, from the exons atgGACCCCGACCCGCCCGACTCCCGCAAGCGGCCGCTCGAGACCCCCCCCGAGGCCTCCAGCACCAAGCGCTCCAACACCGGCG AGGAGGGCGAGTACTTCCTCAAGGTGCTCATCCCCAGCTCGGCCGCCGGCTCCATCATCGGCCGGGGCGGGCAGACCATCGTGCAGCTCCAGAAGGAGACCGGCGCCACCATCAAGCTCTCCAAGTCCAAGGACTTCTACCCCG GCACCACGGAGCGCGTGTGCCTGGTGCAAGGCACGGCCGAGGCCCTCACCGCCGTGCACGGCTTCATCGCCGAGAAGGTGCGCGAGAGCCCGCAGGCCGCCGCCAAGCCCGAGGCCGCCAGCGTCCTCCAGCCGCAGACCACCGTCAACCCCGACCGGGCCAAGCAG GCCAAGCTCATCGTGCCCAACAGCACCGCGGGGCTCATCATCGGCAAGGGGGGGGCCACGGTGAAGGCCATCATGGAGCAGTCGGGCGCCTGGGTGCAGCTGAGCCAGAAGCCCGAGGGCCTCAACCTGCAGGAGCGGGTGGTGACGGTGAGCGGCGAGCCGGCCCAGGTGCTCAAGGCCGTGCACACCATCGTGCACAAGATCCAGGAGGAcccgcagagcagcagctgcctcaACATCAGCTACGCCAACGTCGCCGGCCCCGTGGCCAACTCCAACCCCACCGGCTCGCCCTACGCCAGCGCCACGGACGCcttgccgcccgccgccgcttcgGGGCTGCTGGGTGCCGGCGGGCTGGGCGGCGTGGGCGCCTTCGGCGGCGCGCTGCCCGCTTTCTCGGGCGGCGACCTGTTGGCCATCAGCGCCGCCTTGAACACCTTGGCCGGCTACGGCTACAACCCGGCGGCGTTGGGCTTGGGGCTCAACTCGGCCGCCGCCTCGGGCGTGCTGGCGGCCGTGGCGGCCGGCGCCaacccggcggccgccgccgccgccaacctGCTGGCCTCCTACGCGAACGATGCCGCCGCCGGCACCTCGGCGCCCGCCTTCGCCCTGGGCTCGCTGGCCGCCgccggcggtgccgccgccgccgccaacggctACCTGGGCACGGCGTCGCCTCTCGTGGCCGGCTCCTTCTTGGCGCCCGAGAAGCTGGTGGAGAACGCCAAGGAGCTGGTGGAGATCGCCGTGCCGGAGAACCTGGTGGGCGCCATCCTGGGCAAGGGGGGCAAGACGCTGGTGGAGTACCAGGAGCTCACGGGCGCCCGCATCCAGATCTCCAAGAAGGGCGAGTTCATCCCCGGCACCCGCAACCGCAAAGTGACCATCACGGGCCCGCCGGCCGCCACGCAGGCCGCCCACTATCTCATCAGCCAGCGGGTCACCTACGAGCAGGGCGTGCGGGCCACCAACCCCCCCAAAGTGGGCTAA